Genomic DNA from Paenibacillus borealis:
CGGAGTACCGGGATTTGCTGAAATAGGGGGAAACAAGATTGACAACGGCTGATACACTGAAAGAAATAGAAGAACTGCAGCAGCGCTGCGAGCAGTATGAAGGAATCTCACTCAAGCTGAATTGGGATATGCTGCGGCTGCCGGCGGGTACAGGCGGAGTAGATTGGCTGGTGACCTACGAGGATGAGCTGCTGGTCGGGTTCATCGGATTATACTCGATCGGCGGGGATATGGAAGTCTGCGGGATGGTACGGCCGGGATACCGCCGCCGGGGCATCTTCAGCTCGCTCTGGCAGCGGGCTCAGACCCTCATCTCCCGCAGCAGGATTAAGACACTGCTGCTGAACACACCCGCCGCTTCAGCCTCAGGTACTGCTTATCTGAAGACCCTGCCGCTGGAATTCAGCCATGCGGAGTATCAGATGAAATGGGATGGCGCTGCCAGGAATCGCAGAGCCGCGGAAGCCAGTTCAGCCTCAGACAATGTTATGCTCCGGCCTGCACGTGCTGACGAGACTCCTGTGCTTATAGCCTTCGACTGCGACGGATTCAGCATGACTGAGGAAGATGCCGCTGAAACGTACGCGCAGCTAGAGCTTGAAGGCTCACAGGAGCATATTATCATCGAGATGAACGGCCAGCCAGCCGGCAAAATGCGGCTGTGGTCCGAGGACAACGAAACCTGGATCTATGGCCTCACCGTAGACAAGAATCTGAGGGGCCTCGGCATCGGCCGGAGTGCCCTGATGCAGACCATTGAGCGGGAACAGCGGAATTACAACAGTGTGAACCTTGAGGTAGCCCTGGATAATCCTAATGCACTGAAGCTCTACGAGAGCTGCGGGTTCGTTATTCTGAACCAGCAGGATTACTACCGTGCTGTGCTCTGAACCTTGAAGCATCATTGTAAGCCGCTTGAAGAACTGTTCCGAATTACAGTTATCTGACTGCCAAGCATTCTTTCCTCCGGGCCGGATCAGCCTTCAGGAAAGGATGCTTTTTGTTGTCCTTATGTTACCTCAAGGTACCTATATGACCTCAAAGTGCGTACTGTTCAGTACTCCTGCGGCAATACATAATGATGGCATACTATGGCGAAGGAGAACTGCACATGAACCCTTTAGATTCGGACTTACGTAAAACAGCACTTGTAATCGGCGCGAACGGCGTCATCGGGCGCAACCTGATTGATCATCTGGCTACGCTTCCCGATTGGGATATTATCGGCGTGTCGCGCCGCGGAGGTTCAGATACTGACCGTGTGCGTTATATAGCCGCGGATTTACTGGACCCTTCGGAGAGCCGGCGGAAGCTTGGCGGCTTGGCGGAAGTGACGCATATTTTCTATGCCGCCTATCAGGAACGGCCAACCTGGGCGGAGCTGGTCGCTCCTAATCTGGCTATGCTTGTTCATGCGGTTGAAGCGGTCGACCCTGTGGCGCACCGGCTGCAGCACATCAGCCTCATGCAGGGATATAAGGTATATGGCGCGCATCTCGGCCCGTTCAAAACACCGGCTCGCGAAACCGACGCCAATCATATGCCGCCTGAATTTAATATTGCGCAGCAGGATTATCTGGAGGGGAAGCAGCCGGGCAAAAGCTGGACCTGGTCGGCGCTGCGGCCTTCCGTCGTCTGCGGATATGCGCTCGGCAATCCCATGAACCTGGCGATGGTAATCGCCGTTTATGCCTCCATGTCGAAGGAGCTGGGAATTCCGCTGCGCTTCCCCGGCAAGCCGGGCGCGTATCACAGCCTGCTCGAGATGACAGATGCCGGCCTGCTGGCCCGAGCAACGGTGTGGGCAGCAACAGATCCGCGCTGTGCCAATCAGGCCTTCAATATCACCAACGGCGATCTGTTCCGCTGGAACGAGCTGTGGCCTAAGATTGCCTACAGCTTCGGGCTGGACACGGCCCCCCCGCTCCAGATGTCCCTGTCTGAGGCCATGCAGGACAAAGAGCCGCTCTGGAACCGGATGGTCGGGAAATACGGGCTGGAGCAGAACAGCTATGCGAGTGTCTCTTCCTGGGCCTTCGGGGATTTCGTATTCTCCTGGGACTATGATTTCTTTGCCGATAGCACCAAATCACGCCGGGCAGGGTTCCTTGAGTTTATGGATACGGAAGCTATGTTTATGGACATCTTTGCGGATCTCCGCCACCGCAGGATCATTCCTTGATCCGCCGCAAACAGCCGGTCTCTGAAATTCAGAGACCGGCTGTTCTATTCTTCCTTCTGCGGTTGAGAGAGCACGACTGCCGTATCCCCGTATACTCTATCGACATGGGTATCGCCCCATCTGCACATCAGATGCAGAATCTCCTTAAGGCTCCAGCCGTAATCGGTCAGCTCATACTCCACTCTGGGAGGCACCACATTATACGCGGTTCTTTTGATTACCCCGTCCGCTTCCAGCTCCCGCAATTGCTGTGTCAGCACCTTCTGTGTAATGAACGGCATTTGACTTATGAACTCCCCGTTGCGCTTCTTCCCAAAGGTGAGCAAGAACAGTATGACCGGCTTCCACTTGCCCCCAATCACTTCAAGTGTCGCTTCCACTCCGGTGTTGTAGGTTCGGATTCCTTCAGACATGAGCCAAGGACACCTCCTTTGGCTTAACCATATCTTCTTTGAACTCCCCCTGCAAGTATTACGCCGGAGTTCTCCTGCCTACATCAGCCCGTAACCCCGCAGAATGGATTCGTCCCGGTCATTCCGGCGGCTGCCGTATTTCACGCAGCCTTCCGCAAGCTCTTCCCGTTCCAGGAACACAGACAGCAGACGCACATAGTCAAGCGACTCCTGAAGAGGGATACCTGATCCGTCAAAGATATGCCGGCGTCCATCCAGAAGCGAATAGATTCCGATCGTTTCCGCCGGTTCCCCATAGGCCTTATGACAGAAAACATTGGCCATGTGCAGGAAGCCGGTGATTACAGCTTCATTCCCGCTCACCATGAATTTCTGGATATTCAGGCATCGTCCTTTCTGCACTGAATTCCAGGCAAGCTGGAATATCATCGCCAGTTCAATTGCAAGCTCCGGCACAGGAACATGCCACTGCTCATACAGCATCACCGGAATCTCACCGGTGTGATTGCCGGCAACAATCCGCGTCAGCTCATCGGCAACCGCTTGTTTGACATCCCAATAATGCATCAGGGAAGGAAAAGCACTGCCTTTCGGCGGCCAGCGGCGCTCCAGCAGAAATTGCACAGGCGTCTCCCGGCGTACCTCGGGCTGCAGACTATAGAAGTCATTGAGCGTATGTCCGACCGCGTATTGGACCTGCTGTCTCCAGCGGGGAAGTCCCGTCGCCGGAGCTCCGCTGCCGTTCATCTCCGCTCCGCCCAGCATGATATGCTCCATACGGAAATCATTCAGACGGCTGTAGCGGACAATCTCAGCATCCAGCGGCTTTCCTGTGAAGCATCCTGCCGCGGCGCCCATCCTTAAGAAACCGCCGCGCAGGTCTCGATGAACTGGCGTCCGAAGCTGCGGCAGGCATCTTTCTCTGCTGCATTCGGCCCGTACTCAATCTTCAGGCTGGCCTGTACGATCTCGGCACCGCGTTCCTTCAGCTTCTCTTCAATCTGGTCAACCGCTCCGCAGTAGATTTCATAACCGGTATCCCCGCTTCCGAAGGCGGCAGCCTTGCAGGAACTGAGATCCAGCTCATCCATCTCTTCATAGAAATCGAGGAATTCATCCGGCAGCTCGCCGTCCCCCCATGTATACGCACCCAGCAGCACAGCTTCGTAAGCCTTTATCTCATCCGCGTTGCAGTCAGTGACCGATTTCAGTACGGCCTCTCCGCCTGCCTGGCGTATTCCTTCCACAATCAGTTCAGCGATTTCCTCCGTATTGCCTGTCAAGCTGGCATATGCCACTAGCACCTTAGCCATCACTCTGTCCTCCCAAGGTAAATATGAATTTATTCTGTATAGCCGGTCTCAAAAGGCATCCATGTTTTGCTAATCCCATTCTATTTGATAATGATTATCATTGTCAATATTTTAAAAGCTCCCTGTGCCGGGAACTTAGGCACACTTGCCCCGGATAGCACAATCAGCGGCAATTCCGGACTTAAACTGCTGTCCGGGACTGCCGCTGATAGCTATCCATATTTTCAGATGAAATGCGTAGAAGAAGGCCTATCCTATTCTCCACTGCCGTCCGAACAAATTTCGATCAGATTCCCTTCCGGATCAGCAATATAACAGATTCGCAGTCCGTACGGTTCAGTTGTAGGCGGATACACCGGTTGGACGCCGGCCTCTATCAGCCTGTTATATTCCAGATCGACATCGGCAAAGTGAGGTACACCAAAAGTGATTTCCATCGTACCGTTCAGCCCGCGGGGATAGTCAAACTTTCTCGATAACTGGCTCTCGAACAGCTCACGCTCACACAAATTGAAATAGACGCCCTCTGCTGTCCTGACTCCCGTAAACCCGCCGCCGTCATAGTCCAGATCCATCCTCATTAAATCTCTGTAGAACCGGACCATCTTCTCCATATCATCCACGCACAGGGCGATTGCTCCCAGCTTCATGCCCTAAACCTCCAAATATCCGCCTTCCAGCAGGGTAATGCCGTTGCCGTCCGGATCACGGAAATTCATTTCTTTCCCGCCGTATTCCATCGTCACCGGAGGCTGACAATCCAGCCCTTTCCCCTTAAGCTGCTCATAGGTTTCATCCAGGCTGCTGCAGGAGAATACCAGATTAACGACTCCTGTCGTGTGCTTGCCCCATTTGCTCTCGTCCCAGATAATCAGCCCCGGCTGGTTGCGGTCGAAACCAATCTTCGCGCCGTCATACTGTCCGAAGCCCTCAAACGGCACGGGAATCCCCAGCACCTCAGAATAGAATGCCGCGAGCGCCGCCGGGTCCTTGCTGTACAGATTGATGCCGTCAAAACTTGAAATCATAATTTAAATCTCCTTCCGCTCAGTAGCTGTGATATGATCCGGCTGTGATTAGCCTGTATGACCTCATTGTACTTCTGCCCTGCCGGGCCTGTATTGCAAAAAAACGACATTCAGCTCCGCGCATAGCCCAGCGCGTCCAGCGGCGTTCTGCCGGCAAATTTCCGGAAATTGTTGATGAAATGCGACTGGTGGCTGTAACCGTAAGCAAATACAATATCCTGCAATCCGCCTCTGTGCAGCGGAGTCCGGTACAGCTCCAGCCAGACATTCTGGAAGCGGACAAGATCTGCCACCTTTTTGGGCGGAAGTCCGATATGCCGGCGGAACAGGCGTTCAAGCTGGCGGCTGCTAAGGCCAGAGCTAAGCTCAAGCTCCCCTGCACTCACCACTCCGCGGGACTTAAGCATCCTGTGGACAGCGTTCATCATCCCGTCACTGCTGCGGCCGGCAATCTCCAGCCTCCGCAGCAGGAATAATTCGGCGAGGGCGATGCGTTCAGACATCGTGCGCGTTCCCCGCAGCTTATCCCCCAGCTCCATACGGAACGAACGGAAGTATTGCTCCACCGGAGCGTGGACATTCAGCACATCCTGCAGCTGTTCATCTGCGAACAGGTGAACCGCCCAGAAGTGAAACCGGATGGCGAAACGCTGTTTCCCCGCAGGCTGGCGGGCTTGTCCCACTTCAAACGGGGCATCGTTAATGCCGCAAAAAATCCCGCCGGACTCCCCTGTATGCTCATCCCATTCCCATATGATGTCCATACAACTATCCGGTATGATCGTTTCCGTCCGGTTAAGGAAAATATTAACACTTATATCCGCCCCGTTATCCCCTTCTGTAATTTCAGCGGACTGAGCTTCCAGCGGTTCAACCGTTGGAGATACAGAACCCCAGAAACAGCGGATGTACGGCTCCAGCAGCCTGCCGGGCCGATACTCGCCGCCCCCGGCCGGGTTCGCTGTGATCGGATAGTACAGCTCCGAGAGGTTGAACATAACATCCGGCCTCACCTTCGTTATTCTCAGGCTGCAGAGGACGGAATAAGCCGTTCATCTGCGCCTAAGCTCATATATTTTATAACCTGTAGTAACTTCCCTATTTAGTTTGATCTAGTCACTATGCCTGATATTTACCAAGAACTGTTTAACTAATTCCGCCGGCCGAAGTGTAATTTGATCATACACAATCAGTGCAAGAAGTGCCAGCAGTACTACCGGCCCGGTCACCCGGGACTTTGCCTTCGTAATTTTCATGGCTTTGCCTGCTCTTCTATACTTTTTTGGTATTATTATACAGAGACGAACTCTTGGCCAAAATGAGAATAGTCGCAGCTTTGCAACCATTTTGTTTGTAGCAGCAGGCTTATATGTTGTACAATAAAGGCTAAATGACTTTTTGAAGGATGGATTAATAATGTATATAGCAAGTGACTGGAAGGACTATGAAGTGATTGATACCGGCGGCGGAGAAAAGCTGGAACGCTGGGGCGATATTATGCTGCGCCGCCCGGATCCGCAGATCATCTGGCCGCTGGCCAGCGAGAGTGCCAAATGGCGTGATGTGC
This window encodes:
- a CDS encoding GNAT family N-acetyltransferase; the protein is MTTADTLKEIEELQQRCEQYEGISLKLNWDMLRLPAGTGGVDWLVTYEDELLVGFIGLYSIGGDMEVCGMVRPGYRRRGIFSSLWQRAQTLISRSRIKTLLLNTPAASASGTAYLKTLPLEFSHAEYQMKWDGAARNRRAAEASSASDNVMLRPARADETPVLIAFDCDGFSMTEEDAAETYAQLELEGSQEHIIIEMNGQPAGKMRLWSEDNETWIYGLTVDKNLRGLGIGRSALMQTIEREQRNYNSVNLEVALDNPNALKLYESCGFVILNQQDYYRAVL
- a CDS encoding SDR family oxidoreductase translates to MNPLDSDLRKTALVIGANGVIGRNLIDHLATLPDWDIIGVSRRGGSDTDRVRYIAADLLDPSESRRKLGGLAEVTHIFYAAYQERPTWAELVAPNLAMLVHAVEAVDPVAHRLQHISLMQGYKVYGAHLGPFKTPARETDANHMPPEFNIAQQDYLEGKQPGKSWTWSALRPSVVCGYALGNPMNLAMVIAVYASMSKELGIPLRFPGKPGAYHSLLEMTDAGLLARATVWAATDPRCANQAFNITNGDLFRWNELWPKIAYSFGLDTAPPLQMSLSEAMQDKEPLWNRMVGKYGLEQNSYASVSSWAFGDFVFSWDYDFFADSTKSRRAGFLEFMDTEAMFMDIFADLRHRRIIP
- a CDS encoding winged helix-turn-helix transcriptional regulator, which produces MSEGIRTYNTGVEATLEVIGGKWKPVILFLLTFGKKRNGEFISQMPFITQKVLTQQLRELEADGVIKRTAYNVVPPRVEYELTDYGWSLKEILHLMCRWGDTHVDRVYGDTAVVLSQPQKEE
- a CDS encoding flavodoxin, yielding MAKVLVAYASLTGNTEEIAELIVEGIRQAGGEAVLKSVTDCNADEIKAYEAVLLGAYTWGDGELPDEFLDFYEEMDELDLSSCKAAAFGSGDTGYEIYCGAVDQIEEKLKERGAEIVQASLKIEYGPNAAEKDACRSFGRQFIETCAAVS
- a CDS encoding VOC family protein, with amino-acid sequence MKLGAIALCVDDMEKMVRFYRDLMRMDLDYDGGGFTGVRTAEGVYFNLCERELFESQLSRKFDYPRGLNGTMEITFGVPHFADVDLEYNRLIEAGVQPVYPPTTEPYGLRICYIADPEGNLIEICSDGSGE
- a CDS encoding VOC family protein, with amino-acid sequence MISSFDGINLYSKDPAALAAFYSEVLGIPVPFEGFGQYDGAKIGFDRNQPGLIIWDESKWGKHTTGVVNLVFSCSSLDETYEQLKGKGLDCQPPVTMEYGGKEMNFRDPDGNGITLLEGGYLEV
- a CDS encoding AraC family transcriptional regulator, coding for MFNLSELYYPITANPAGGGEYRPGRLLEPYIRCFWGSVSPTVEPLEAQSAEITEGDNGADISVNIFLNRTETIIPDSCMDIIWEWDEHTGESGGIFCGINDAPFEVGQARQPAGKQRFAIRFHFWAVHLFADEQLQDVLNVHAPVEQYFRSFRMELGDKLRGTRTMSERIALAELFLLRRLEIAGRSSDGMMNAVHRMLKSRGVVSAGELELSSGLSSRQLERLFRRHIGLPPKKVADLVRFQNVWLELYRTPLHRGGLQDIVFAYGYSHQSHFINNFRKFAGRTPLDALGYARS